The window aagaaccttgggtcgttcctggacagtcagctcaactttgctgaaaacactgactgtattttgaagaactgtccTCAGAGattctaccttttaagaagacttagtgatcatggggtgaccaAACTATACTCTAGTtaggtcacccctatgtctagaatttgggggggggaaaaaatcatattttatttatcactacagaagggttcagtgagtgcgcatatgaaactggtgggtttggtacctcagaaaaggttaagaaccactgttctatATCTTacaaaaaagttacttgtaagttagttttgtcttatttcaactgtattaagatatttgaatTAGAttctagaccaaaaatacttcataagcTGCGTTTTCTCAGAGTTTTACCAAATGAAATCCCATTTCATCGTCCCGTTCTTCTGATCACCGGTCGTAGCCCCGTCCAAACAGCGATGAAGGGATGAATTTAACAATACACTCTGTAACTCGACTCCCCTCCTTGATTAGAATTAGAATCACATCTGGCTCCATGCTCTGTCCCTCATTACTGCTGAATCTCATTACGGGCGGCGTCCCCGCGGGAGAGGACGCGCCGCGTTTTTAACCACACTTTCCCCTTTTCTTCCTGCTCATTTCGTCTGCCTCGCCGCTTCGTCTCTTCTGCGTTTACATTAGCGGAAGTCCTCATCTGAGGGAATGACTGAGCGCCAGcacttctcctcctcctccacccagAGCCGCAAAATTGTTTTACAGTGCCAATTAAAGAAGGTACGccgagctttttttttttttttttttttttacagagtatATATTATTCACACCGTATTATTTGTTGCgctcaaacaaaaagaaaaaagcaatacTAAAATAGGACTTGGAGAGCAAGTTCCACTAACTCGCAATAAAAACTACACCAAAGGTTCGGAAACACAGTCAACACGAGGAAAATGAGCGAGCTTATTTATGGCGCCCCTGAAGTCCAACTGATATAATAAAGACTTCCACATATAACTGCATTTTAAACTTTCCTACTGCAAACACGGCGCCTGCATGGGGGAATTAAtttgaaggagaaaaataataaaaagagccGCAAAGTTGGAggtaaaacattcatttaaagcagctgattttcaagtaaataaccaAACCAACAACTAATAAAgggtctttttttatttgctctttttattataacgataaaaactaataaaataaattatatatatgaaaaataaagactttagaGCAGTAATTTTGAGTAAACTTGAGGTTGGTTTCAGATCATGGGTGAGTCGCAGAGCAGGCAGGGCGCCTTCAGCAGTTTCTTTATCCACTCCGGATCTGAAGCAAAAACACAGGAAGTTATTACAGGAAACCAGGAAATGGGAAGTTTATCCACCAAACTGAGaaattaaaactgttaaatgaCATCACAGATtaatatttcacacattttaaacataaaatctgacaaatttAGAGgtttaaagcataaaattatTAGAATCTGAtatgaaatgtacaaaaaaacacatgaaagctCAAAATTATTACTTATAAACAAAGATGGCCGCCTCCAAACAATCTGAATTTTTCTACAGTGAAATCAATTTTATATTAAGAGTTGATGAGCACTACAAAAACAGCTTATTTCATTTGTAActagtattttttaatattaaggaattatttacttaagcTGGTTTATCTTACTGAAAACTTATAACTTtgttataagttagttttgttttatgaactaagatatttgcaccagaaaccagataaaaaatacatttatactCAGTTTCCAATTTAGATCAACTGTGTTCAaacttcaatttaaaattttggttatttatcattaaaattgcaaacagtttaaattcgttatttttaaccatttgaCAATTAAGTAAAACACAGAACAATGTCCACAGATTGGttagtttttgtaatttttgtgtgtattttcagTAACATAAACAGGATGAGGCTCATTCTGACTTTATTTGGCCAAAAACTTGGttgataaaagataaaaacagtttccattGGATTTTAATTTCCAAGTCCAATATTCCTATTTCTAATAACTGCACTGTTTTTTTGTACAGAATATTATTTGATGCTGCTGTTACACTTAAATGGTCTCTTTTGGGGACAATAAAARATGTTtttatattctatttttatttatctgccTCCTGTCAGTGAAAATTGCACCCCAACGTCTTTAACGTGTTTcttcataaaacatttgatgtGAGATACCAAAGTTATGCCTAATCTGCAGTTGAGGGCCGCACTAAATCTTTCTGATGGCCACAAATTTCCCCCCAGCCAGAACTTGGGAACCCCTGATCTTATATTGCACCATTCTTAAGGTTGCAGAACCTTAGAGGACCAAAATCTAAAAGTTTTAAGACTTCTCAGATTTTTGAACGGTGCAGATTGTTCAGCTAAACTGGGATGATGAAGATCTGAGCTGCAGGCAGAAGTCGCATGAAGCCAAACCGAGAAGTCTTGGAAGAAAATCCAAACATCTCTGCCAAAGCAGCCAGAGAACGGAAACCAATGAAGCCGTTTGTTCAGGatgaaggtaaaaataaaattaaacatagaTTCCTGGAGGGGAAACATATAGTTAAATATctagaaaataagaaaactagaTCTAATCCTGCTGAATTAAGATCAGAGTTGTCTGATTTATTCCCAAAAATGAAacaaggattttaaaaataaaactattggCTTTCTGTTAATGAAGATCTGAAGAAAAAGTTATCAACGTTTTGccattttttccattaaaagtatttagtttttgcttcatttacctaaatatttcaattcaaaaatcttttattgttcCCAAATGGAAATTTAATGTTGTAGCtcaatttaatataaaatttttcaaagagtttttgAAGATAGTGATGggaggatctcctgtagcagtctgtgctACAGCGCATTTGGAGAaccctctgactgaagacattgtttttcagattttcaaactaaaactttCATGTCAGACAAAGAGAAcccaagtaaaaacaaaaggttttcaaataatcattttatttagctaaacTACCTAGCTAATATGCTAACTGACACATTACAAGCTAGCAGCCAATCCAAGAACAGTGTTTATTTCCTcgttgctgattggctgaaacccCAAATGCGAATACAAGTAAAACTGTAGGCATTAGCTTCTTTGGTAGCGCCAAGATGGCTTTCAGGGCACAGATTAAGATACATTTAGTGTTTATACTGTTAGAATAAGTGATAAgtgttttattgcagtagctgcatttaaccaaattaaattattttaaaaaaataataatttccttAGGActagagtcacataaagactaAAATCCACTCAGcaactgcatttaattatattttaatatttatttatacatatttattgagcaaactgaagaaaatagtaaaactaacacAATATGGCAGTTTGGGgggattttaaatatttggaatTTATCATAACAATCAAAACCTCATCATATTCATacattttacaatatatttgGGATTTATACTGTTAAAATAGAAagtgtttcatgtgttttatctgcatttcatattaaattattgttaaaattgataatgttttgtaatatgcttctttaggacacaatagtcatattttatttattagttcttattttatttattttcttatgaatagatcaaacagtggagaaaaatagtaaaactaacacTATGGACAGTTTTGGGGCATTTAAACATTATTGATAGGAAATTATTGTGACAATAATCAATCAGAATCTCAaagataagaaatttatcacgacAGATTACAGACGatacaataaatgtttaaaatatgtggCGGaggaactaaataaaacaaaaagggacGCAGAAACGGAGCAAATGAAGCTGATTTCTAAAGCGGTCGCTGGTTATTAGGTATTAACTCCTCAAGCGGGTGGAAACCCGACATGCCAGGCGTGGATCTCAGCGGCGGCGCGGGGCGAAGGCTGTCGCTGAGGGTGACAGGCCTGCGaaacggaggaggaggaggatggaaaGTGGCGCTTACCCTCAGGCTCTGGCAGTCTGGCAATGCAATCCTGCAGGAGGCAGCGTCTGAACGTCAGCGTCTGGCAGGCCTGGTATGACAACACGCACCTGGAGGAGAGCGCCACAAATACATGAGGAAACCGGATGGGAAGggacagcaacacacacacacacacacagaagaaaacaaaaaaaaagtttggcgGATGTGCGAGTGACGGGTGAGGAGCTGGGATGGCGAGCCCAGCAGAGGCGCCATGTGCTAGCAGGAGGAACGGCTGACGGATGATATTTATGAGGAGATGAGAGCGACGCTTGAGTAAATATCAAAAGGTGGGCGGCTTGATTACGGCTCTCCGAGGATAAATAAACTGTCAGAGGAGGAATTTGGCATTAGGATTCGGTTTGTGTCCTAACTGTCAGGCTCccggaggagcagcagcagcagcagcgcccaCGCTTCGCTCTGAAGGAAGGGGAAATGAAACTGCCATCTTTTTAAAGATCGTCGTTCGGACCTGAGCCACATGTGTCCGTTTTCGCAGACGGCTTGTTTGCAGTCGGTGAAGGGCAGCGGGGCTTGACAGAGACTGCAGCGCTCCGGGAACGTCTGCTTGTTGAGCTTCTTCCGAATGTGGCCGATCAGAACCTGGAGGAGCCAAAATGAGTTTATCAGAACCACAGCTCAGGTTCCTGAAGTTTTGATAGAAccgacacaaaacaaaaacactccacataaattaaatcatttcagcTACAAAACATAATACAAGTAAAACTCCCATGATTGTTATTCTTAAATGGAACAGAAAAgagattagttttttattttttactatctAATTAGTGTGTATTACTGGACAAcgaagtcataatattatgagaataaacttgtatgataataaactcaaaaatatatgagaaataaaaattaccagaataaagtagttataatacaagaataaattcGTAGcaacaataaagtttaaattagtTCATTGTCTAATAAAGCtaaaattaataaagtttttatttatctatacAACAATAAACTGATTATAGTGATGactgaaaattagattttaagataaaaagtattcatatttttctgtttaaaaaaatagattggataatttttttccctcatgttTTCTGAGGTCATTGTAGCGCCCCCTGCTGACTCCCCACTTTGAAAACCACTGAACTAGAAAGCCACTGAAgaatttaaaggggcagtgttacatattttccaggcacattttatagcacaatcaagtaactatgttacctacagttgtaataaaatgggtattttaatcacatttcataaaataaatttgactttgtaaatgGGTCTCTTTCTCTTTAAGAAATCCGTGCTCtatctgaagctccgccttcaggaagtcatcccaacatggctcctcaattaaccctttaacaacaatTTCACCAGCGTTtcaacaggtgtttgctaattgcttctggctagtctgaaggagctgagtgggggaggggcTTCTttctcgaaggcggggctaagcccacccaggcgttttgcactgCTAAATGGTTGCCATTTAGCAACCATTtagcagcaataaataaataatttatttaaataataaataaattatttatttattcttttacaatCAAGTAAACGCTCCCGTTACGTTCTTAACGacagaataaaattataaaatgatttaaagttcaaatttaCGTTAGAAAGTCCTTTCAGCAACTTGTTAATCACTGAAAATATTCTTGCCGGTCTAAAAATGagtattaaaaacaagtgcGTACCTCTGAATCTTTGTCGTTGGGATCCCTGGACAGGTAGTCCATCAGGCCGCAGGTGGGGATGCAGATGTTCTGAGGAACCCAGGTGTTGAGGTAGACGACGCCCAAAACCTTCTTCATGTGATCCCTCATCAGATGCATCTCTCCCGCTTGCATCAAAGTCTGAACCTCGGTCCTTTGGTCCTCTGCTTCCCCCTCGACTCCACCAGCCGCGCCCTCCACCCTCTCCACAGCCTCGTCCTCTTCCTGTACCAACACTTTGACCCCCGTCCGCCTGGGTTTCCATTTGTGCTCTGTGCGCGGCGCCTGCAGGGTCAGGTCAAGAACCCGTGTCAAAAAGAGCTTGATGCGCCACAAGTACGGCGAGTCCACTTCCTGGAGTTTACGGTTGAGCTCCTCCTGGAGCGACCCAGGGACGCATTTGGTTTTCAGAACGTGCCATCTCACCAGCTCGAGCAAGTCCGCCGTTTTGAACAGGTTCTGATCGGGGGATTTGAGCAGGAGCGATGCAGCCGCTTCAGGAGTTTTCAGCATCAGGAAGTGGATCTGGAAGTTTTTATGGAAAGGGTGGAAGCTACTGACGATCCCCGGGGCGCTGACTAGAGCAACGTACGCGCCATTGTGGCTAACAGCAATCCCGTGTATCCATCGTCCTGTAAGGGTCTCTGGCTGAGCCAAGTCCTCTACTTTGAAGATAACAGAGCTCTCCGTGAACGTTGGCGTCAGCTTTTTGATCCAGCCGTCCATGGAGCATGAGTAGACCGCAACTTCCTGCTGACTGACTGCCAAGGAGACGACAGGCAGCGAGTTGAGTCCCGTTATGTGGGAATTGTGAATGTTGAGTCCGTTCGGTGAAACCATCAGCAAACACCAGAAGACGTAGCAACCCCTGGAGGCGAGAATGAGGCTGCAGCTGGTTTTATGGATCGGGTGCATCACCGAGAAGCACCGGATGTTTTCCACTGCGATCTCGTCGCACTCCTTCCACAGGATGACGGGGAGCCGGAGCGTGCAGTAGCCCTTCACTTTGGACAGGCTGACTGGCATGATCTTGACAGGTCCAACCTCGCTGCCGACAATCAGCCCTCCCATCCGCTGACTGCCGTTCTCGTACTCCCACCATGCCAGGTCGCTGGGTCTGCTCACGTCAGACTCGATGAGGTCG of the Poecilia reticulata strain Guanapo linkage group LG12, Guppy_female_1.0+MT, whole genome shotgun sequence genome contains:
- the gtf3c4 gene encoding general transcription factor 3C polypeptide 4 isoform X2 produces the protein MAAASIPDSARPESGNVAIKTEPLDGDDVPPTPRDVPVKRDPVVPLLSPVSGLQPLRWSPDHRLAVCTSSSLSVLELLCDIHSSRQDLSLNRTSIPVPTQTHKLRVGPPDELSQAVKKFSLDPDPTVRQVFLADTVINPSVGVHSGMKFASWSPLGCDSSGRCLLACLTLDNRLTVHSSRGHLEWKLLVNLTENYGERLKQRGYAKKDNNPPQADLLDLAELQRRFRMQTPVKMEWSSIYTIKRVQADNSCVDEEMVLLAVLMENGDLVLWKFVLPFADGVDVVFYDLIESDVSRPSDLAWWEYENGSQRMGGLIVGSEVGPVKIMPVSLSKVKGYCTLRLPVILWKECDEIAVENIRCFSVMHPIHKTSCSLILASRGCYVFWCLLMVSPNGLNIHNSHITGLNSLPVVSLAVSQQEVAVYSCSMDGWIKKLTPTFTESSVIFKVEDLAQPETLTGRWIHGIAVSHNGAYVALVSAPGIVSSFHPFHKNFQIHFLMLKTPEAAASLLLKSPDQNLFKTADLLELVRWHVLKTKCVPGSLQEELNRKLQEVDSPYLWRIKLFLTRVLDLTLQAPRTEHKWKPRRTGVKVLVQEEDEAVERVEGAAGGVEGEAEDQRTEVQTLMQAGEMHLMRDHMKKVLGVVYLNTWVPQNICIPTCGLMDYLSRDPNDKDSEVLIGHIRKKLNKQTFPERCSLCQAPLPFTDCKQAVCENGHMWLRCVLSYQACQTLTFRRCLLQDCIARLPEPEDPEWIKKLLKAPCLLCDSPMI
- the gtf3c4 gene encoding general transcription factor 3C polypeptide 4 isoform X1; protein product: MAAASIPDSARPESGNVAIKTEPLDGDDVPPTPRDVPVKRDPVVPLLSPVSGLQPLRWSPDHRLAVCTSSSLSVLELLCDIHSSRQDLSLNRTSIPVPTQTHKLRVGPPDELSQAVKKFSLDPDPTVRQVFLADTVINPSVGVHSGMKFASWSPLGCDSSGRCLLACLTLDNRLTVHSSRGHLEWKLLVNLTENYGERLKQRGYAKKDNNPPQADLLDLAELQRRFRMQTPVKMEWSSIYTIKRVQADNSCVDEEMVLLAVLMENGDLVLWKFVLPFADGVDVVFYDLIESDVSRPSDLAWWEYENGSQRMGGLIVGSEVGPVKIMPVSLSKVKGYCTLRLPVILWKECDEIAVENIRCFSVMHPIHKTSCSLILASRGCYVFWCLLMVSPNGLNIHNSHITGLNSLPVVSLAVSQQEVAVYSCSMDGWIKKLTPTFTESSVIFKVEDLAQPETLTGRWIHGIAVSHNGAYVALVSAPGIVSSFHPFHKNFQIHFLMLKTPEAAASLLLKSPDQNLFKTADLLELVRWHVLKTKCVPGSLQEELNRKLQEVDSPYLWRIKLFLTRVLDLTLQAPRTEHKWKPRRTGVKVLVQEEDEAVERVEGAAGGVEGEAEDQRTEVQTLMQAGEMHLMRDHMKKVLGVVYLNTWVPQNICIPTCGLMDYLSRDPNDKDSEVLIGHIRKKLNKQTFPERCSLCQAPLPFTDCKQAVCENGHMWLRCVLSYQACQTLTFRRCLLQDCIARLPEPEGKRHFPSSSSSVSQACHPQRQPSPRAAAEIHAWHVGFPPA